Proteins co-encoded in one Thermoanaerobaculia bacterium genomic window:
- a CDS encoding sigma-54-dependent Fis family transcriptional regulator, with protein MSPTPEEIAWSGVATSFAAFGRVFLCLDREFRVVHASYVLDDLAGAGTAAAVVERPIDELIGGELFAEGGALRAALLAGERREGWRAVVTGAGGLQRLAALSAAPICPPPEVACDPRVAFAVILRPAEEDLPAVLGGPSAFSGIVARSPAMQKIFALIENLRESDATILLSGESGVGKEVVARAIHEHSPRRGKPFVAVNCGALPGELLESEMFGHVRGAFTGALRDRMGRFEVASEGTLLLDEVGDLPLPLQVKLLRVLQDGSFERVGENRTRVSRARVIAATHIDLARAVREGRFREDLYYRLRVVPIDIPPLTRRGEDIEPLARAILARVAARQGRALRLSPDALRDLLAHDWPGNVRELENALEYAVAICHGQTILPEDLPTLARRASLEEVALPGARLEPHTESVEHSAPPPAGSIALARRRLEAEELRRALDSHSWRRAEAARALGMSRTTLWRKMREHGFVA; from the coding sequence ATGTCGCCCACGCCCGAGGAGATCGCCTGGAGCGGTGTCGCCACCTCTTTCGCCGCGTTCGGTCGGGTCTTCCTCTGCCTCGACCGCGAGTTCCGCGTCGTGCATGCCTCCTATGTGTTGGACGACCTGGCGGGCGCGGGTACGGCGGCCGCGGTCGTCGAGCGGCCGATCGACGAGCTCATCGGCGGCGAGCTCTTCGCCGAGGGCGGCGCCCTGCGCGCGGCGCTCCTCGCGGGCGAGCGGCGCGAGGGCTGGCGGGCAGTCGTTACCGGCGCCGGTGGGCTGCAGCGCCTCGCGGCCCTCTCGGCCGCACCGATCTGTCCGCCGCCGGAGGTGGCCTGCGATCCGCGCGTCGCCTTCGCGGTCATCCTGCGACCAGCCGAGGAGGATCTGCCGGCGGTGCTCGGTGGACCGTCGGCGTTCAGCGGGATCGTCGCGCGCTCGCCCGCCATGCAGAAGATCTTCGCGCTGATCGAGAACCTGCGCGAGAGCGATGCCACGATCCTGCTCTCGGGCGAGAGCGGGGTGGGGAAGGAGGTCGTGGCACGGGCGATCCACGAGCACTCGCCGCGCCGCGGGAAGCCGTTCGTGGCGGTCAACTGCGGCGCCCTGCCCGGTGAGCTCCTCGAGAGTGAGATGTTCGGGCATGTGCGGGGCGCCTTCACCGGGGCCCTGCGCGACCGCATGGGGCGCTTCGAGGTCGCCTCCGAGGGGACGCTCCTGCTCGACGAGGTTGGCGATCTCCCGCTGCCGCTGCAGGTGAAGCTCCTGCGCGTGCTGCAGGACGGCTCGTTCGAGCGCGTCGGCGAGAACCGCACGCGGGTGAGCCGGGCGCGGGTGATCGCTGCCACCCACATCGATCTGGCGCGTGCGGTGCGCGAAGGCCGCTTCCGCGAAGATCTGTACTACCGCCTGCGCGTCGTGCCGATCGACATCCCGCCCCTCACCCGCCGCGGCGAGGACATCGAGCCGCTGGCGCGCGCGATTCTCGCTCGCGTCGCCGCGCGCCAGGGCCGGGCGCTGCGTCTGTCGCCTGACGCGCTGCGCGACCTCCTTGCCCACGACTGGCCGGGCAACGTCCGTGAGCTCGAGAACGCGCTCGAGTATGCGGTGGCGATTTGCCACGGCCAGACGATCCTCCCCGAGGATCTTCCGACTCTGGCCCGCCGCGCGTCGCTCGAGGAGGTGGCCTTGCCGGGAGCTCGCTTGGAGCCGCACACCGAGAGCGTCGAGCACTCCGCGCCGCCTCCAGCCGGGAGCATCGCGCTGGCGCGACGACGGCTCGAGGCCGAAGAGCTTCGCCGGGCGCTCGACTCGCACAGCTGGCGGCGCGCCGAGGCTGCGCGGGCGCTCGGCATGAGCCGCACGACGCTCTGGCGCAAGATGCGCGAGCACGGCTTCGTCGCCTGA
- a CDS encoding cytochrome b/b6 domain-containing protein, giving the protein MKRELVYPAFGRFWHWTQALLILFLAITGFEIHGSISFFGFGQAVHLHSAAATAFLVLIAFAVFWHFTTDEWRQYLPTWKNLRAQAEYYLFGIFQDAPHPTRKSRLQKLNPLQKLTYAGLKILVIPVVVVSGLLYMFFRYPQRYEVLALDVQALEPIALIHTAGAFALLAFLVAHLYLTTTGRTITSNLKAMVTGWEEIEEDAPTVASSSPSSTDSSTKAEHQVHP; this is encoded by the coding sequence ATGAAACGCGAGCTCGTCTACCCTGCCTTCGGCCGCTTCTGGCACTGGACGCAGGCCCTCCTGATTCTCTTCCTGGCCATCACCGGGTTCGAAATCCACGGCTCGATCTCGTTCTTCGGATTCGGGCAGGCCGTGCATCTCCACAGCGCGGCCGCGACGGCGTTCCTCGTCCTCATCGCATTCGCGGTCTTCTGGCACTTCACGACCGACGAATGGCGCCAGTACCTGCCGACCTGGAAGAACCTCCGGGCGCAGGCGGAGTACTACCTGTTCGGGATCTTCCAGGATGCTCCGCATCCGACCCGGAAGAGCCGGCTGCAGAAACTCAATCCCCTCCAGAAGCTCACCTACGCTGGATTGAAGATCCTCGTGATCCCGGTCGTGGTCGTCTCGGGTCTGCTCTACATGTTCTTCCGCTATCCCCAGCGCTACGAAGTGCTCGCCCTGGACGTCCAGGCGCTCGAACCGATCGCCTTGATTCACACGGCGGGAGCGTTCGCGCTGCTCGCCTTCCTCGTCGCCCACCTCTATCTCACGACCACCGGCCGCACGATCACTTCCAACCTCAAGGCGATGGTCACGGGTTGGGAGGAGATCGAAGAAGACGCGCCCACGGTCGCATCTTCCTCACCCTCATCCACCGACTCGTCTACGAAGGCAGAACACCAGGTGCATCCATGA
- a CDS encoding rhodanese-like domain-containing protein: MSLPRLDRLTGNQRLALLAVVLGLGALVIGTPRSGKIVLDERELAAIVEGELDHVTPDELADWIVAGRQDFRLIDLRTAAEYAEYRIPQAENLAITALADADLARNEKIVLYSAEGIHSAQAWFLLKAKKFPAVYILLGGLKQWTEQVVFPESPAESAGPVERIAFAKAAERAKYFGGAPRAAAVAGALAPAPGASGDIGASAPGLPKVVPPPAPAPGGAAAKKKKEGC; this comes from the coding sequence GTGAGCCTTCCGAGGCTCGACCGCCTCACGGGCAATCAGAGGCTGGCGCTTCTCGCCGTGGTGCTGGGGCTGGGCGCGCTCGTGATCGGCACCCCCCGCAGCGGCAAGATCGTGCTCGACGAGCGCGAGTTGGCGGCGATCGTCGAAGGGGAGCTCGACCATGTCACCCCCGACGAGCTTGCCGACTGGATCGTCGCCGGCCGGCAGGACTTCCGCCTGATCGACCTGCGCACCGCGGCGGAGTACGCCGAGTACCGGATTCCGCAGGCGGAGAACCTCGCGATCACCGCGCTTGCCGATGCGGACCTGGCACGCAACGAGAAGATCGTCCTCTACTCGGCCGAGGGGATCCACTCGGCCCAGGCCTGGTTTCTCCTCAAGGCGAAGAAGTTCCCGGCGGTCTACATCCTGCTCGGCGGTCTCAAACAGTGGACCGAGCAGGTCGTCTTTCCGGAGTCGCCGGCGGAGAGTGCGGGTCCGGTCGAGCGCATCGCCTTCGCGAAAGCGGCGGAGCGCGCCAAGTACTTCGGTGGGGCGCCGCGCGCAGCGGCTGTCGCGGGCGCGCTGGCGCCAGCGCCGGGCGCCAGCGGCGATATCGGCGCCAGCGCTCCGGGGCTGCCCAAGGTCGTGCCGCCGCCGGCGCCGGCGCCGGGGGGGGCCGCGGCGAAGAAGAAGAAAGAGGGCTGTTGA
- a CDS encoding TusE/DsrC/DsvC family sulfur relay protein: MPRRTLPGREVEIDDSGFLVDSLAWTPEIAEQMARESGLEELSPRHWRVLLCCREAAAREGHSPDLCAVVRLAGLPILELHRLFRQRPFELMTKIAGLPKPPQCNHEP, translated from the coding sequence ATGCCGAGACGCACCCTGCCGGGACGCGAGGTCGAGATCGACGACAGCGGCTTTCTCGTCGACTCGCTCGCCTGGACCCCGGAGATCGCCGAGCAGATGGCCCGGGAGAGCGGCCTGGAAGAGCTCAGCCCGCGCCACTGGCGGGTACTTCTCTGCTGCCGCGAGGCGGCGGCGCGCGAGGGGCACTCTCCTGACCTCTGTGCGGTCGTCCGGCTTGCCGGCCTGCCGATCCTCGAGCTCCATCGCCTCTTCCGGCAGCGCCCTTTCGAGTTGATGACGAAGATCGCCGGCCTTCCCAAGCCTCCTCAGTGCAACCACGAGCCATGA
- a CDS encoding YeeE/YedE family protein, with protein sequence MGPLVPDLISDELNLVVALVLGFLFGWVLEQAGFSSSRRLVGVFYGYDLTVLRVFFTAAVTAALGVLLLASAGLLDLRAVFVNPTWFWPAIAGGVLMGFGFLLGGYCPGTSFCGAAIGKIDAMVFSAGGLLGIFAYAELFPRLQAFADSTALGPLQVPEWLGISPGLFVLLLAAAAVLIFAVGGRIERRIAPSTAPSIAFPARRHAVAAASLLTIALFAALLPGRTARLEAKVKNEGYVPRHAVRSMTPDELAFRLVDRDPRTRVFDLRDEAARAAHPMPGATPVPAAAILEKQWQAEFGSRHVRKILIAATEDEARFSAYLLGEAGYENLAILAGGYESFERTILANTAGAADEGRHAPDVARFRGQAQATLLERIRLEREAPSAPRAAPKTVKGGC encoded by the coding sequence ATGGGGCCCCTGGTTCCGGATCTGATCTCCGACGAGCTCAACCTCGTTGTCGCGCTCGTTCTCGGGTTTCTCTTCGGCTGGGTGCTGGAGCAGGCCGGATTCTCGTCGTCGCGACGCCTCGTCGGCGTTTTCTACGGCTACGACCTGACGGTCCTCCGCGTCTTCTTCACCGCCGCCGTCACCGCCGCGCTCGGCGTGCTGCTGCTCGCTTCGGCTGGCCTGCTCGATCTGCGCGCGGTCTTCGTGAATCCGACCTGGTTCTGGCCCGCGATCGCAGGGGGAGTTCTCATGGGCTTCGGCTTTCTCCTCGGCGGCTACTGCCCCGGCACCAGTTTCTGCGGTGCCGCGATCGGGAAGATCGACGCCATGGTCTTCTCGGCGGGCGGCCTGCTCGGCATCTTCGCCTATGCGGAGCTCTTCCCGAGGCTTCAGGCTTTTGCCGACTCGACGGCCCTGGGACCCCTGCAGGTCCCTGAGTGGCTCGGGATCTCGCCCGGGCTCTTCGTCCTCTTGTTGGCGGCGGCGGCGGTGCTCATCTTCGCCGTCGGCGGCAGGATCGAGCGCAGAATCGCTCCGTCCACGGCGCCGTCGATCGCCTTTCCGGCAAGGCGACATGCCGTTGCTGCGGCGAGCCTGCTCACCATCGCCCTCTTCGCGGCCCTCCTCCCGGGGCGAACGGCGCGCCTGGAGGCGAAGGTGAAGAACGAAGGGTACGTCCCCCGCCATGCGGTGCGGTCGATGACGCCCGACGAACTGGCGTTCCGGCTCGTCGACCGCGATCCCCGGACCCGCGTTTTCGACCTGCGCGACGAAGCCGCGCGCGCGGCGCATCCCATGCCGGGCGCGACGCCGGTTCCAGCCGCTGCGATTCTCGAGAAGCAGTGGCAGGCCGAGTTTGGCTCCCGCCACGTGAGGAAGATCCTGATCGCGGCGACCGAGGACGAGGCGCGCTTCTCCGCGTACCTTCTGGGCGAGGCCGGCTACGAGAATCTTGCGATCCTGGCCGGAGGCTACGAGTCCTTCGAGCGCACGATCCTCGCGAATACGGCGGGCGCAGCGGATGAGGGGCGCCACGCGCCCGACGTCGCACGCTTCCGGGGACAGGCGCAGGCGACCCTTCTCGAGCGGATCCGGTTGGAGCGCGAAGCGCCGAGCGCGCCGCGCGCGGCGCCGAAGACGGTGAAGGGCGGTTGCTGA
- a CDS encoding YeeE/YedE family protein → MNAPFFKFGMFGDETSLIVACAIGIGFGFFLEQAGFGSAKKLTDQFYFKDMAVFRVMFTAIVTAMLGLFYLAAIGWVDLSLVYIQPTYLWPQIVGGLLLGVGFVVGGYCPGTSVVAMATGKVDALVNLAGICAGIFVIGEAWPSIAGFTESSNLGRLTLPEVFHLPMGLIVLLVVLMAVGGFWGAGALERRFAKRPAKENP, encoded by the coding sequence ATGAACGCGCCCTTCTTCAAGTTCGGGATGTTCGGCGACGAGACCTCCCTGATCGTCGCCTGCGCCATCGGCATCGGCTTCGGGTTCTTCCTCGAACAGGCCGGATTCGGTTCGGCGAAGAAGCTCACCGATCAGTTCTACTTCAAGGACATGGCGGTCTTCCGGGTGATGTTCACCGCCATCGTCACCGCCATGCTCGGCCTGTTCTACCTCGCTGCCATCGGCTGGGTCGATCTCTCGCTGGTCTACATCCAGCCGACCTACCTCTGGCCGCAGATCGTCGGTGGTCTCCTGCTCGGCGTCGGCTTCGTGGTCGGCGGCTACTGCCCGGGCACCTCCGTGGTCGCGATGGCGACCGGCAAGGTCGACGCGCTGGTCAATCTCGCCGGAATCTGTGCCGGGATCTTCGTCATCGGCGAGGCCTGGCCGTCGATCGCCGGCTTCACCGAATCGTCGAACCTCGGCCGGCTGACGCTGCCCGAGGTCTTCCACCTGCCGATGGGGCTGATCGTGCTGCTCGTCGTGCTCATGGCGGTCGGTGGCTTCTGGGGCGCGGGCGCCCTCGAGCGCCGGTTCGCGAAGCGACCGGCAAAGGAGAATCCGTGA
- the nrfD gene encoding polysulfide reductase NrfD, whose protein sequence is MIELTTTRANHLVDPVLEVWAWQIPVYLFLGGLVAGMMIISGYFLFSGRFKNTRSACFVLPGMSLVLLSLGMFALFLDLEHKLYVWRLYTTFEWRSPMSWGAWILVLVYPALVANLLLRVPAPLRARVPALGELSDRLVARPELLRWIGSMNMIWGGLLGIYTGVLLSALGARPLWNSALLGPLFLVSGISAAAALVHLIAPDVGERELLAKADNGFLIAELVFITLFLIGLVSSTDAHVQAAGLLLGGPFSALFWVGVIGLGIVLPLTIQLLAVQHRVAHTPIAPLLVIAGGLALRFVLVQAGQVSHWTRVPGL, encoded by the coding sequence GTGATCGAGCTCACCACGACACGCGCCAACCATCTCGTCGACCCGGTGCTCGAGGTCTGGGCCTGGCAGATCCCGGTCTACCTCTTCCTCGGCGGCCTGGTCGCCGGGATGATGATCATCTCGGGCTACTTCCTCTTCTCCGGCCGCTTCAAGAACACTCGTTCCGCCTGCTTCGTACTTCCGGGAATGAGCCTCGTTCTGCTCTCGCTCGGGATGTTCGCTCTCTTCCTCGATCTCGAGCACAAGCTCTACGTCTGGCGGCTCTACACCACTTTCGAGTGGCGCTCGCCGATGTCCTGGGGGGCGTGGATTCTGGTGCTGGTCTACCCGGCGCTCGTCGCCAATCTTCTGCTGCGCGTGCCCGCGCCGCTGCGCGCCCGGGTGCCGGCGCTGGGTGAGCTCTCCGACCGCCTCGTAGCACGCCCGGAGCTGCTGCGCTGGATCGGGTCGATGAACATGATCTGGGGCGGCCTCCTGGGGATCTACACCGGCGTCCTGCTCTCGGCCCTGGGCGCCCGGCCGCTGTGGAACAGTGCGCTCCTCGGTCCGCTCTTCCTGGTCTCCGGTATCTCGGCTGCCGCCGCACTCGTCCACCTCATCGCTCCCGACGTCGGCGAGCGCGAGCTCCTGGCCAAAGCGGATAACGGCTTCCTGATCGCCGAACTGGTCTTCATCACGCTCTTCCTCATCGGCCTCGTCTCTTCGACCGATGCGCACGTCCAGGCTGCCGGACTCCTCCTCGGCGGACCCTTCAGCGCACTCTTCTGGGTCGGAGTGATCGGCCTCGGGATCGTCCTGCCGCTCACGATCCAGCTTCTCGCCGTGCAGCATCGTGTCGCACACACGCCGATCGCCCCGCTGCTGGTGATCGCGGGTGGTCTCGCGCTGCGTTTCGTCCTCGTGCAGGCGGGCCAGGTCAGTCACTGGACCCGCGTTCCAGGTCTCTGA
- a CDS encoding YeeE/YedE family protein, which yields MSSDSHSAHRAPAPYMNPYLAGIGLGLVLLASFVVMGRGLGASGAFSSACAVAVNAVAPAHAQGNSFWSEYLAGGVGHPLKDFLVFEVLGVLVGGFFSGLLAGRVRRTVDKGPRISTRGRFALAFAGGLLMGIGAKLARGCTSGQALTGGALLSAGGWAFMMMVFAGGYGAAWMVRRQWQ from the coding sequence ATGTCCTCCGATTCGCATTCCGCTCATCGGGCGCCCGCGCCCTACATGAACCCCTATCTCGCCGGCATCGGCCTAGGCCTCGTGCTCCTCGCCTCGTTCGTCGTCATGGGGCGCGGGCTCGGTGCTTCCGGTGCCTTCTCGTCCGCCTGCGCGGTAGCCGTCAACGCCGTGGCGCCGGCGCACGCCCAGGGCAACAGCTTCTGGAGTGAGTACCTCGCGGGCGGCGTCGGCCATCCGCTCAAGGACTTTCTGGTCTTCGAAGTCCTGGGCGTCCTCGTCGGCGGGTTCTTCTCGGGCCTCCTCGCCGGCCGGGTTCGCCGGACGGTCGACAAGGGACCGCGCATCTCGACCCGGGGGCGCTTTGCCCTCGCTTTCGCCGGCGGCCTTCTGATGGGAATCGGCGCCAAGCTGGCGCGCGGCTGCACCAGCGGCCAGGCCCTGACCGGCGGGGCTCTGCTCTCCGCCGGGGGATGGGCCTTCATGATGATGGTCTTCGCCGGCGGCTACGGTGCCGCCTGGATGGTGAGGAGGCAGTGGCAATGA
- a CDS encoding YeeE/YedE family protein: protein MNNGPMNPYLAGFLLGLVLLATIFVTGRGLGASGASKNVVVAAVGAVAPDHAAANPFYAKVLGPGHESPLKGWLVFEIAGVLLGAFVSGLASDRLKLVTERGPRVAVWSRLTFALLGGSLFGVGAQLARGCTSGAALSGMAVLSVAGFLTMFAIFGTGFAFSWATRGLWLQRNGER, encoded by the coding sequence ATGAACAACGGACCGATGAATCCCTACCTGGCCGGATTCCTCCTCGGCCTGGTGCTCCTCGCGACGATCTTCGTCACCGGGCGCGGCCTCGGCGCGAGCGGTGCGTCGAAGAACGTCGTCGTCGCCGCGGTCGGCGCGGTGGCCCCGGACCATGCTGCAGCAAACCCCTTCTATGCCAAGGTCCTGGGGCCGGGCCACGAGAGCCCGCTGAAAGGCTGGCTGGTCTTCGAGATCGCTGGCGTCCTGCTCGGGGCCTTCGTCTCCGGCTTGGCCTCCGACCGCTTGAAGCTGGTGACCGAGCGCGGTCCGCGCGTCGCCGTTTGGAGCCGGCTCACCTTCGCACTCCTGGGCGGCTCGCTCTTCGGCGTCGGGGCGCAGCTCGCGCGCGGCTGCACGAGCGGCGCGGCGCTCTCGGGTATGGCCGTGCTCTCGGTGGCCGGCTTCCTCACCATGTTTGCCATCTTCGGCACCGGCTTCGCGTTCTCCTGGGCCACCCGCGGCCTCTGGTTGCAGCGCAACGGGGAGCGGTGA
- a CDS encoding outer membrane protein transport protein, which produces MNLYRNACIGITLFLAAAVATQATNGLYLTGYGPEELGRGGANLAVSDRSLGLNSNPAGIAQLQGDHFTASLAVLAPTLEFENMVNQPTDASSRYFPLPAFAWVRSGKETPWAWGVGFIAQGGMGATFDDLNTFFGTQDQTYTQVRFMTISPTVAYSFSEDLAIGATLNLGYADAAFRFFPDTSFFNTQNPQMSFFGPKMEDAGGLQTSLRLGGWWRPNPRWSFGAIYQTKTSSTFDGGTLRVNFQQMPGLGQKVDYEAEMDGFTFAAQAGVGTAVRVTDNWQLLVDVKRYFWDSAIDTIQVIGTDPSVAGAPARVELPFVFNWKDVWVFALGSEWRTSDEWTLRAGYNYGENPVPDETLTPLFPATTEHHLSVGASVLRGSVTYEFALEHALNASNTNNNTDPMVNPFGPGARVDHSQWTVAFGISWAKSRSSH; this is translated from the coding sequence ATGAACCTCTACCGCAATGCCTGCATCGGGATCACGCTCTTCCTTGCCGCCGCCGTCGCCACGCAGGCGACGAACGGCCTCTATCTCACCGGCTACGGCCCCGAGGAGCTCGGCCGCGGCGGTGCCAACCTCGCCGTGTCGGACCGCTCGCTCGGCCTGAACTCGAATCCGGCCGGAATCGCGCAGCTCCAGGGGGACCACTTCACGGCCAGCCTGGCGGTACTCGCGCCGACGCTCGAGTTCGAGAACATGGTCAATCAACCGACGGACGCGTCGAGCCGCTACTTCCCGCTGCCCGCCTTCGCCTGGGTGCGCTCGGGGAAGGAGACGCCGTGGGCCTGGGGGGTCGGGTTCATCGCCCAGGGCGGAATGGGAGCGACCTTCGACGACCTCAACACCTTCTTCGGCACCCAGGACCAGACTTATACCCAGGTGCGATTCATGACGATCTCGCCGACCGTCGCCTACTCCTTCTCCGAGGACCTCGCGATCGGCGCGACGCTCAACCTCGGCTATGCCGACGCGGCGTTCCGCTTCTTCCCCGACACCTCTTTCTTCAACACCCAGAATCCGCAGATGAGCTTCTTCGGACCGAAGATGGAGGATGCCGGCGGCCTGCAGACGAGCCTGCGGCTCGGCGGCTGGTGGCGCCCGAATCCGCGCTGGTCGTTCGGCGCGATCTACCAGACGAAGACCAGCAGTACTTTCGACGGCGGCACCTTGCGGGTCAACTTCCAGCAGATGCCGGGGCTCGGCCAGAAGGTCGACTACGAGGCCGAGATGGACGGCTTCACCTTCGCCGCCCAGGCCGGCGTCGGCACGGCGGTGCGGGTGACCGACAACTGGCAGCTGCTGGTCGACGTCAAGCGCTATTTCTGGGACAGCGCCATCGACACGATCCAGGTCATCGGCACCGATCCGTCAGTGGCGGGGGCGCCGGCTCGCGTCGAGCTGCCGTTCGTCTTCAACTGGAAGGACGTCTGGGTCTTCGCGCTGGGCAGCGAATGGCGGACGAGCGACGAGTGGACGCTGCGTGCCGGCTACAACTACGGCGAGAACCCGGTCCCCGACGAAACCCTGACGCCGCTCTTCCCGGCGACGACCGAGCATCACCTGTCGGTCGGCGCGAGCGTGCTCAGGGGCAGCGTCACTTATGAGTTTGCCCTCGAGCATGCGTTGAACGCCTCGAACACCAACAACAACACCGACCCGATGGTGAACCCCTTCGGCCCCGGAGCGCGAGTCGACCACAGCCAGTGGACGGTTGCCTTCGGGATCTCGTGGGCGAAGTCGCGGTCGAGCCATTGA
- a CDS encoding TerC family protein — MEWISDPQIWIAFATLFALEVVLGIDNVVFIAILADKLPEHERGRARKLGLGLAMIIRILLLLSIAWIAKLTAPLFAVVGHEISGRDLILILGGLFLIAKSTFEVHDSLEGGEEHHRVTKAKAAFAGVITQILLLDIVFSLDSVITAVGMTDKLGVMIAAVIGAVAVMLFFAGSISEFVRRHPTVKMLALSFLILIGVSLLGEGLEFHIPKGYVYFAMAFSVAVEMLNLRLRRGKAVELHHRITGDGQSGS; from the coding sequence ATGGAATGGATTTCCGACCCGCAGATCTGGATCGCCTTCGCGACGCTCTTCGCGCTCGAAGTCGTTCTGGGGATCGACAACGTGGTCTTCATCGCCATCCTGGCCGACAAACTGCCGGAGCACGAGCGCGGCAGGGCGCGCAAGCTCGGGCTGGGCCTCGCGATGATCATCCGCATCCTGCTGCTGCTGTCGATCGCCTGGATCGCCAAGCTGACGGCGCCGCTCTTTGCCGTTGTCGGGCACGAGATTTCCGGTCGCGACCTGATCCTCATCCTGGGTGGCCTCTTCCTGATCGCCAAGTCGACGTTCGAGGTGCACGACAGCCTCGAAGGGGGCGAGGAGCACCACCGCGTGACGAAGGCGAAGGCGGCGTTCGCCGGCGTCATCACCCAGATCCTGCTGCTCGACATCGTCTTCTCGCTCGACTCGGTGATCACGGCGGTCGGCATGACCGACAAGCTCGGCGTCATGATCGCGGCGGTGATCGGCGCGGTGGCGGTGATGCTGTTCTTCGCCGGCTCGATCAGCGAATTCGTGCGGCGGCATCCGACGGTCAAGATGCTGGCGCTCTCGTTCCTCATCCTGATCGGCGTTTCGCTCCTCGGCGAAGGGCTCGAGTTCCACATCCCGAAGGGGTACGTCTACTTCGCGATGGCGTTCTCGGTCGCCGTCGAGATGCTGAACCTCCGCCTGCGCCGCGGCAAGGCGGTCGAGCTCCACCACCGGATCACGGGCGACGGCCAGAGCGGATCGTGA
- a CDS encoding tetrathionate reductase family octaheme c-type cytochrome, with product MRKILVILVALAAAIGFSVLTLRPAGPAPKPLDKLREEHKVKSGPAVDHARFEQLAGPFERPQEVTAACIGCHNSRHTEVMASSHWNWERLEYIEGKGIRAVGKKNILNNFCIGVAGSQQTCDSCHVGYGWADASFDLTDPRNVDCLACHDNGGDYAKKSGGAGMPAPDLDLAKVARAVGRPQRANCGACHFLGGGGNNVKHGDLEVALLDTSRDVDVHMASDGGDMSCVECHRAENHQMLGKAYSLSSMNRDRVECESCHGALPHEDKILNQHGYKVACQTCHIPSYAKVAATKLRWDWSTAGSLRDGKPYQEVDEAGNPTYMSTKGSFVWGKDVRPEYTWFNGTASHYLLGDEFDPSQPLVLNPLFGDYEDPDARIVPVKIHRARQIYDVLNRILIQPKLFSAAAGDSGYWKEFDWDRAATAGMNEVGLAYSGSYGFAATEMNWPVNHMVAPKEQAVACDECHRREGGRLATLGGFYLPGRDRSRWLDGLGATMLLSTLVAVVLHGGARLWFRRRRRGEN from the coding sequence ATGAGAAAGATCCTGGTCATCCTGGTGGCGCTGGCAGCGGCAATCGGTTTCTCCGTTCTCACTCTGCGTCCGGCCGGTCCGGCCCCGAAGCCGCTCGACAAGTTGCGAGAGGAGCACAAGGTCAAGTCCGGTCCCGCTGTCGATCATGCCCGCTTCGAACAGCTCGCGGGGCCCTTCGAGCGGCCACAGGAGGTCACTGCAGCCTGCATTGGCTGCCACAACTCGCGCCACACCGAGGTCATGGCGTCGTCGCACTGGAACTGGGAGCGTCTCGAGTACATCGAGGGCAAGGGGATCCGGGCGGTCGGCAAGAAGAACATCCTCAATAACTTCTGTATCGGAGTCGCCGGGAGCCAGCAGACCTGCGACAGCTGTCATGTCGGCTACGGCTGGGCTGATGCCTCTTTCGACCTCACCGACCCGCGGAACGTCGATTGCCTCGCTTGTCACGACAACGGCGGCGACTACGCCAAGAAGAGCGGAGGCGCAGGCATGCCCGCTCCCGACCTCGACCTGGCGAAGGTGGCGCGGGCTGTTGGCCGACCGCAGCGGGCCAACTGCGGCGCCTGCCACTTTCTCGGCGGCGGCGGCAACAACGTCAAGCACGGCGATCTGGAGGTAGCACTTCTCGACACCAGCCGGGACGTCGACGTTCACATGGCGTCCGATGGCGGCGACATGTCGTGCGTCGAATGTCATCGCGCCGAGAACCACCAGATGCTCGGCAAGGCCTACTCGCTTTCGTCGATGAACCGCGACCGGGTGGAGTGCGAAAGCTGCCACGGCGCCTTGCCCCACGAGGACAAGATCCTCAACCAGCACGGCTACAAGGTCGCCTGTCAGACCTGTCACATTCCGAGCTACGCCAAGGTCGCCGCTACCAAGCTCCGGTGGGACTGGTCGACCGCCGGTTCGTTGCGCGACGGGAAGCCCTACCAGGAGGTGGACGAGGCGGGCAATCCGACCTACATGTCGACCAAGGGCAGCTTCGTCTGGGGCAAGGACGTGCGTCCCGAGTACACCTGGTTCAACGGCACCGCATCGCACTACCTGCTGGGGGACGAGTTCGATCCTTCCCAGCCCCTCGTCCTCAACCCCCTCTTCGGCGACTACGAAGACCCGGACGCCAGGATCGTTCCGGTCAAGATCCACCGCGCTCGGCAGATCTACGACGTCCTGAACCGGATCCTGATCCAGCCCAAGCTCTTTTCCGCAGCAGCAGGCGACAGCGGGTATTGGAAGGAGTTCGACTGGGACAGGGCGGCCACCGCCGGCATGAACGAGGTCGGACTTGCGTACAGCGGCAGTTACGGTTTCGCTGCGACCGAGATGAACTGGCCGGTCAATCACATGGTCGCGCCGAAGGAGCAGGCGGTCGCGTGCGACGAGTGCCACCGGCGCGAGGGTGGACGGCTCGCGACTCTCGGCGGCTTCTACCTGCCGGGGAGGGATCGCAGTCGCTGGCTCGACGGTCTCGGCGCGACAATGCTGCTTTCGACTCTGGTGGCCGTCGTTCTTCATGGCGGGGCACGCCTTTGGTTCCGGCGCCGGCGCCGGGGAGAGAACTGA